The genomic DNA CAGTGGAGGGAGGCGGGCCCATCCCATGGGTAGCGGTCAGTGGAGGGAGATGGGCCTGTGGGAAGCGGTCAGTGGAGGGAGATGGGCCTGTGGGTAGTGGTCAGTGGAGGGAGGCAGGCCCATCCCGTGGGTAGTGGTCAGTGGAGGGAGATGGGCCCGTGGGTAGCAGTCAGTGGAGGGAGATGGGCCTGTGGGTAGTGGTCAGTGGAGGGAGGCAGGCCCATCCCGTGGGTAGTGGTCAGTGGAGGGAGATGGGCCTGTGGGTAGCGGTCAGTGAAGGGAGATGGGCCCTTGGGTAGTGGTCAGTGGAGGGAGATGGGCCCGTGGGTAGTGGTCATTGGAGGGAGATGGGCCCGTGGGTAGCGGTCAGTGGAGGGAGGCCTGTGTCTAGCCCAGGGAGGGCTCTGCTGTGGGGTGGTTCACGGTGTCCTCCGGGCCCTCAGTGGGCAGCAGCCTGGGCCGCTGGGCCTGCCTCGCAGAGATGTGGGCGGGACTGGGCATTGGTGTTGCTGCTGCTCCGTCCTCCCTGAGAGCAGCGCTTCGGTTTCTGAGCAGCGCAGCCCggggcctcctgcctccctggagcCGCGCCGCCGCCTGGGTGGAGCGGAGCACAGAGGGAAGCAGGGCAGGGCTCCCCGCCAGCCTCCCCGCCAGCGCGCCTGGGACCAGGTGAGTAGAGGGCGTCTGGGTAGGGGGCAGGCCGTGACCGGTTCTCTCCCTGACCGGCCCAGACTGCAGAGCCTCTTCCTCCCCaggcctgcctcctccagggaaccttcccacatgcctcacacgGAGCGGGCCCCGCGAGGCCTGCGGCTGCTCTTGGCCCAGGTCAGGCGTTTAGTCCTGTTGCCCCGACCCCCTCTGCCTGTGTTGGTTCAGTGAATCACAGAGACTTCACTACACAGGAGAGTCGAATCCCTTGGAGTTGGGCTGATGCACCTGCCATCTCAGCCCCTCAGCCTGGCCCCGTGTCTGTGTCTCCGGGCCTGGCGTGTGGCCGGAGGAAGGGTGGCCGTGTCTGGCGGGCACTGGGCCGTGATGGCgagcaggctgcagcccattCCAACCCCTGGGTCCCGGGGTGCCACCACAGTTGGCTCCACCAGGGCTGTGTGTGCCGGGGAGGCGGGGCAGGACCGAGTCCtgtggttgcttggggctgggcagggaggggagacagaggaggaagaagggtgACCCCAAGGCACTGGGTTGGGGATCGGGGGCTTGGGGCCCTGAGCTCGGCCATGGAGGTGAGGTCCCGAGGGCTGTTGGCAGGGACACGGCCGGCGTTGGATGGGAGCCGAGGTACTGGAGGAGGGGACTCCCCGAGTGGGTACGTCAGGCCCCCGCCTCTGGCCTGGTGCCGAGGGCACTCCTAGGGGTGCAGACCAGGGTGGCGGGAGGTTTGGGCTCGGTCGGGAGGAAGGCTGGACGCACCTCCCTCTGTGGACTTGGGGACCCCGCTCCTTACCCGGCCCCCGGGGTTCCTCTGGACTGGGTGGTCTCGGGCCTCTCTCCCATGTGTCTGGGGCCACCGGCCCTGACACGGCTGACGCGGGGGCGGACAAGGCGAGGGAGGCTGGGAGCCCTCGCTGTTGGCCCTCTGGGGCTTGTGAGTATTCGGGTGGGAGCAGGCGTGCAGGGGGCCCTCAGTGTGAGGACGCATGCCTTGAGGGTGGCCTCCTCCGCACGCTTCCTCTGGTGTGACTCACCACCCTCCCTGGGGCTCCCTTTCTGGTACCTCCTATGTGGGGAGACTGGGTTCCGGCTCAGGACGGGGTACCCGGCCAGGTGGGGCAGGCCGGGGACCCAGCCGTGTGCTCTGCCAAGGCTGGAGGCGTCCAGGGCGGGGAGGACGCCTGCTGTGGTCAGGTCCATCACCACGCTGGGAGAACCTCACCGAAGCCGCAGCAGGAGCGAGATGCTGGGCAGGGTGCAGCCCTCTGGGGAGGTCAGCTCTCCCCCACAGAGGGGCTGCAGGGTCCCAGTGCCCTTCTCCTGGGTCAGCTCAGGCCTCCGggaggctgagggcaggagggagagccCATCCTTTTCCTCCCTGTCTGCCCCCGGGGCACCCCCTCTGGCCTCCAGGCCTCGGCCTCCCACAGGGGTGCTGCTGTCCAGCGTCGCTGCAGGGCCCCGGCTCACAGACGAGCTCCTAGAGGTCTCTGACACGGCACCCTGACCCACCAAGGGCGGGCGTGCTACCCCGGTTACAGAGGAGAAAGCTGGACCAGAGATGAGAGAGCGGCTCGTGCCAGGCCCCACCGGGACCCGCTCTCCATCCTTGGGGGTCCCTCTGGTATAGTGCGGGGGCAGGGCCCATGCTGAGATGCCCCCGTGTAGACAGTGCCACTCCTTGTCTGTTGCTGGGAGGGTCCGCCCTGGTCTTGGGGGGGCCCCTGGCCTCTGCGAGCCCCAGGCCGGCAAGAGAGAGCTGCAGGCAGAGGTCACAGGCAGGGCCCCCCCTACTGCGGCCTCAGCACTGGCCTTGGAGCTGGGTCGTTGGCCCCCAGCCTGGGCTGTGTCCAGGCGCCCCTTCCAGCCTGGCATCCTGTGGTGTCCACTGGCCGGCCGCTCCCTCCTCCGGGGCCTGGGGACTTTGTCCTGCGGGCAGGGCTGCGTTGCTGGGGCGTTCTCTGGCACCCCCGCTTCCCCTGGTGCCCAGGGGGCAGGATCTGGGCAGTCCAGGGACAGACAGCTCCCTTCAGGCTGTTTCAGGGGGCTGACATCCAGGGTACAGCCCGGCGCCACTGTGAGCCGGGGGCTTGAGGCAGAGGAGGCCGGCCACCCGGGTGGGCGGTCACGGAAGCTGCTCTGGAGAAGGCCTCCTGGGGAATGGGCATCCCTCCCTGGAGCCTGGCTGGCAGTTTTGAGGTGGCCCGGGGCTCCTCCTGGGCACCCTGGCTCAGCGGCATCCGCCGGCCCTCCGGCCTGGCCCTGCTGCAGCTTCCGCCCACCCGCTGGGCTGCCAGCAGCTCTGCTCCTCCCCCCGTGGCTGCCCTCTGCCTGGCCTCGTGATGTGGGCACTCTGGTGGAGAGGTCGGCCGTGAGCTGGCTGTGCAGGGTGGGCGGGAACAGTGGACGGGAGCCGAGGGTGCAGCCTGGCGCAGGGCAGGTGGGGGGCGCGGTGGGAGCCCCAGGGGTCCGCGCGCCCAGGCCCTTGAGGCCCAGAGCCCTGCCAGGGGGCCCAGGCAGCAGGTGGAGGACGCGCTCTGGGTGTCCTCTGGCCGGGCTGGCTCTGTGGTCCCTGCGGTGGGTGGCCTCCATCTCCCAGTCTCCGAGCAAAAGCACAGGCCGTGGGAGACCGCAGGCTAGATGAGGGGCAGGCTGGGGGTCTTCCCTCCATCTCAGACCAGGACTGCTCACGACCCCTCAGCTGCCTGGACGTTGGTGGCAGCCCCTTGGCCTGTTTCTGCCCCTCAGGTGACCTGTGCTGTTGGCTGGTCACTGCAGTCCTGTCCAGCTGCCCGCCTGCGACCAGGCGCTGGGTGCGCCCTCGGCCCAGTGGGTGCCTAGAGCTGCCCGCAGCCTCCGCCTATGGCCGAGGGACCGCCTCACACCGGATGCCCCTTCTGTCTTCCCAGGGctgccctgccccttcctccaAGCTGTGGCTCAGAGCCTtggcccctgctccctgctcccGCTTGAGCTCTGCGGACCCCCAGGGTCTGTGAGAGCTCCTGTGGGAGCCCTTGCCACCCGCACGGCCAGGTTCCTGGGGCCAGCCCTCCTGCCCACACTGGATGCGCGCCTGGCCCCTGCCCGCCCCGAGCCTCTTGGCTGCGCAGGACAACGCTGGGGCCCTGGGTCTTGTCAGCTCAAGCCAGACACCCGTGCAGCTGTGTTTCCAGGCCAAGCCTGCTGGAGGAGGATTTCACTGGGATTTTGCAAATTAAgctttaatgttttaaaagtttccaCGCATGAAGTTTAGAGAGAGAAGGAGCGATGCGTGGTTTATTCAGGGAGaggtccccccacccctgccagtcACCTTCCTGCCATCCCATGGCTGCTGTGGGTCGTCTGGGAGGCCGCTGACACTCGGAATAACGCTTGTGCCGCTCTTCACTGCTCGATCCTGTTTCCACGTTTAGACGCTAGTTGTTGACTTGCAAGGCGAGGTCGCAGGGGTCAGGCTGCCGGGCGGGGTAGGCGGAGCCGGAGTGAAACCTGAGTTCCAGCTCTGACCCTcctcttctccccccaccccgttTTGTTTCCTCTGCAGGAAGGTGCGGCCTTGCGTCCTGTGAGAAGATGTCTTATGGATCCATCGCAGGCAGTGGCGGCCTGGGGAGCCGCGGCCCTTTCGGGGGGCCCTTCCGACAAGGCTATCAGCCCCTAGGTAAGGGCAGCGCGGGCGTGTGGGGGGCAGCCGGGGTCGGCAGGGGGTGCGTCTCCACTGTGTTACCTTGGTAACCATGGTAACCGCAGACGGATTCTGTCCTTCTGACCGGCCCTGCCTTTGACCCCGGATCAGGGGTGCCCTGGCCCCAGATGGGCCGGGGTTGTTGGCGTTGGGTCAGCACCCGGGAAGAGCAGAGTGGGAGACGCCGCCCTGCCTGGGGGCAGGTCCAGGCGTCCGCAGTGTGCCCTGGAGTCTGCAGGCGCGGGGGTACTTGGCGGATGGCCTTGGAAGGCCTCGTAGGTGCCCGTATGGACCAGGTGCTGCATGTGGAGCACAGCCGGGGACGGAGGCACATGCGTGACGGGCGGCATCCTGGGCTCCACAGGGCGGGTCTGCTTCTGCTTTCAGGGTGCCGGGCCCCTTCCTGTGGGCTGGCTCTGCGGTCTGCTCACCCCCCAGCTCCCATCCCTCTACAGAGGGGTTTTCTGTCAGACCTGTGTCTGGGAAACTGACTCCAGGTCCTTAGGGATCCCTGGCAGACCTGACACTCAGCGAGTGTAAGTTTGTAAGCATGTGAGCATGTGAGCAGACTTGAAATGTGACGCAGACTCCCGGGGCTGGATCCCACCGCCTTCCCCACCCTGGGGTGTGGATGGCGGCTTCCCTTGAAAGGAGAGGCAGACTCCTGGGGCTGGATCCCACTGCCTTCCCCACCCTGGGGTGTGGATGGCGGCTTCCCGGCTTGT from Bos indicus x Bos taurus breed Angus x Brahman F1 hybrid chromosome 14, Bos_hybrid_MaternalHap_v2.0, whole genome shotgun sequence includes the following:
- the LOC113904504 gene encoding uncharacterized protein LOC113904504 translates to MEATHRRDHRASPARGHPERVLHLLPGPPGRALGLKGLGARTPGAPTAPPTCPAPGCTLGSRPLFPPTLHSQLTADLSTRVPTSRGQAEGSHGGRSRAAGSPAGGRKLQQGQAGGPADAAEPGCPGGAPGHLKTASQAPGRDAHSPGGLLQSSFRDRPPGWPASSASSPRLTVAPGCTLDVSPLKQPEGSCLSLDCPDPAPWAPGEAGVPENAPATQPCPQDKVPRPRRRERPASGHHRMPGWKGRLDTAQAGGQRPSSKASAEAAVGGALPVTSACSSLLPAWGSQRPGAPPRPGRTLPATDKEWHCLHGGISAWALPPHYTRGTPKDGERVPVGPGTSRSLISGPAFSSVTGVARPPLVGQGAVSETSRSSSVSRGPAATLDSSTPVGGRGLEARGGAPGADREEKDGLSLLPSASRRPELTQEKGTGTLQPLCGGELTSPEGCTLPSISLLLRLR